A single genomic interval of Legionella israelensis harbors:
- a CDS encoding Do family serine endopeptidase, producing MLFRLKRFICIFFILLAGHASYAVNNSDPARLPSLAPVLKNAIPAIVNVAVQGYLPDSASSAMGNDNEDEDDKPNRPSQMPQKPRKFQSIGSGVIVDPQNGIIITNDHVIRNASLITITLQDGRRLKAKLIGGDSETDLAVLKIDAKNLKSLPIGDSDKLEVGDFVVAIGNPFGLNSFGNSQSATFGIISALKRSDLNIEGVENFIQTDAAINPGNSGGALVNNKGELIGINTAIISPYGGNVGIGFAIPINMAKDVAQQLLKYGSIHRGLMGIFVQHLTPELAQAMGYPSDFQGALVSQVNENSPAEMAGLKAGDIILQINDTKITQASQVKTTIGLLRAGSEVKLTVQRDGKQLTLNAVVTDIKKHEQKLQSNNPFLYGLALRNFEQDSPLHGNITGIQVVGTSENSAGWRAGLRPGDIIVSANKKPTPNIKTLQQIAQQKKDQLLVQVLRGPGALYLLIM from the coding sequence ATGTTATTTCGTTTAAAACGTTTTATTTGTATATTTTTTATACTTTTAGCTGGTCACGCAAGTTATGCAGTAAACAACTCTGATCCTGCCCGTCTTCCAAGCCTTGCTCCTGTATTAAAAAATGCAATACCTGCCATTGTTAACGTGGCTGTACAGGGCTATTTGCCTGATAGTGCATCCAGTGCCATGGGTAATGATAATGAAGATGAGGATGACAAACCAAATCGCCCTTCACAAATGCCCCAAAAGCCCCGCAAATTTCAAAGCATTGGTTCAGGGGTCATCGTTGATCCGCAAAACGGCATTATCATCACTAATGATCATGTCATCCGCAATGCCAGCTTAATTACCATCACTCTTCAAGATGGACGGCGATTAAAAGCAAAACTGATTGGTGGAGACAGTGAAACAGATCTGGCTGTTCTTAAAATCGATGCTAAAAATTTGAAAAGTCTTCCTATAGGTGATTCAGATAAACTGGAGGTTGGAGATTTTGTGGTCGCTATTGGAAACCCATTTGGTTTAAACAGTTTTGGCAATAGCCAATCTGCTACTTTTGGCATCATAAGTGCATTGAAGCGTTCTGATCTCAATATTGAAGGTGTTGAAAACTTTATTCAGACGGATGCAGCCATTAATCCTGGTAACTCCGGAGGAGCTTTGGTTAATAACAAAGGCGAACTTATTGGGATTAATACCGCCATTATCTCGCCTTACGGAGGAAACGTAGGTATTGGTTTTGCTATCCCAATCAATATGGCCAAGGATGTTGCTCAGCAGCTTCTGAAATATGGCTCTATTCATCGCGGATTGATGGGGATTTTTGTGCAACATCTGACTCCTGAACTCGCGCAAGCAATGGGTTACCCTAGCGATTTTCAAGGTGCTCTTGTTTCTCAAGTCAATGAAAACTCCCCTGCTGAAATGGCCGGTCTAAAAGCAGGTGATATTATCCTTCAAATTAATGACACCAAAATTACGCAAGCATCTCAGGTTAAAACCACCATCGGTCTTTTGCGAGCCGGCTCAGAAGTGAAATTAACCGTTCAAAGAGATGGGAAACAGCTCACTTTAAACGCTGTGGTTACGGACATCAAAAAACATGAACAAAAATTACAGTCCAATAATCCTTTTCTTTATGGATTAGCATTACGTAATTTTGAACAAGATTCTCCTCTTCATGGAAATATTACGGGTATTCAAGTTGTGGGTACCTCAGAGAACAGCGCAGGCTGGAGAGCTGGATTAAGGCCTGGGGATATCATTGTATCGGCAAATAAAAAACCAACGCCCAATATTAAGACTCTGCAACAAATTGCCCAACAAAAGAAAGATCAATTGTTGGTACAGGTCTTGCGAGGTCCTGGAGCTCTTTATCTGCTGATTATGTGA